The sequence TTTTGAGCGTATTAAAGACCTGGGCTGCAACACGGTTTTATATGATATCAATTACCAGCTTTTTGCAGAAGACAATCCAAACAGGGAAGAAAATCTCAAAAAGCTCAAAGAACATATAAGGCGTTTTTCCTCAATGGACATATATACGGCTGTTATGCTAATGGCTCCTCCGGGACTGGATTCGATCAATGACGCCTACGAAAAGTACAAACACGGCTCAGAACGTATAAAATCTGTGTTTGAGGATGATACCTACTACGAACAGTGGGTTGAGATGTGGAAGTATTTGGCCGAAGAACTTAAAGACTTTAAAGGTGTGGCAGGATATGGACTTATAAACCAGCCAAGAGCCCCGAGTGAAAGTGAAGGTGGAATCGGGATATTCAGGGAACGCCTGAACAATGTATGCAGAGAAATACGTAAAATTGACAAAAATCATATCATATTTGTTCCCGAATATAACAGCAGAGAGGCCAATCCCGGCGAATCCTACTGGAACGAAAAAACAAATAGTTATGTAATAGACAACGGTGAGCAAGGTATTATCTGGGAAAGAGGTTTGGTAAAAGTTGATTCATCAAACGTAGTATACTTGTTCCACTTTTTCGAACCATACAACTTTGTCAATGACGGTGTCGGAGATTTTGATGCCGAAAGCCTTGAAGCTCAAGTCAGAAAACGTTATGAATGGGCTAAAAATGTCGGCAGGGCTCCGCTTCTTACCGAATACGGAATCTCCCGGGTAAACAGCGTAGACAAACGTGTACAATGGCTTGAAACCGTTCACGACATCTTTGATAAATACGGTATCTCGGCTTCATACTTCCAATATAAAAATGCCGTAGGTGCTTTTATAAATGTGAAAACCGGTTTTAACGCTTTATACGGAGAATATGTCAGCTGGGATAGTGAAATCGGCCTGAATCCCTTTTACTTTGTAAATGAACACGTTGCCACATCCGCAAAAGAAAATCATTTTGATGAAGCACTTAAAGAGTATTACCTTAAAGGTAAAAACCTGAAAAAAATTTCAATACTGGACAATCAGCCCATTCTTGAAACATTGCAAAATTTTTGGAAATAGAAAAGCATTATTGATTTTCTCCTGCCGGTTATTTAAAAATATCCGGCATTTTTGTTTTTATAAAATGTTACTTTCTACAAAACGTTACCTTTATACTTTCAGAAAGTATTAATTAGTAGAGGGGAAAATTATTTAAACCCAAAATTTAAAATGCCATTTTTGACAAAATACCATTGGGAAAGGAGGATATACTTTAACAACCGGCATTTAAGAACAATTTAAATTAATTAAAATTTTGCTTTTTAAAGTTTTCTAAAGGGAGGGACATTATGAAAAAAAGGCTTTTAGTTTCTTTTTTGGTGTTAAGCATAATTGTAGGATTACTTTCTTTTCAGTCGCTTGGTAATTACAACAGTGGTTTAAAAATCGGTGCTTGGGTGGGAACCCAGCCGTCAGAATCAGCAATTAAGAGTTTTCAGGAACTTCAGGGTAGAAAGCTTGATATTGTCCACCAGTTTATTAACTGGTCAACTGATTTTTCCTGGGTAAGACCTTATGCCGACGCTGTTTATAATAACGGCTCAATATTAATGATTACCTGGGAACCTTGGGAATACAACACTGTAGATATCAAAAACGGTAAAGCGGATGCTTACATAACCAGAATGGCGCAAGATATGAAAGCCTATGGCAAGGAAATTTGGTTAAGACCTCTTCATGAAGCCAACGGAGACTGGTATCCATGGGCCATAGGATATTCTTCAAGAGTAAACACAAACGAAACTTACATAGCCGCTTTCAGACATATTGTCGATATTTTCCGTGCCAACGGAGCCACCAACGTCAAATGGGTGTTTAATGTAAACTGCGACAATGTAGGTAACGGCACAAGTTATCTGGGTCATTATCCCGGAGATAATTATGTAGACTACACCTCAATTGACGGATACAACTGGGGTACCACTCAAAGCTGGGGAAGCCAATGGCAAAGCTTTGATCAGGTTTTCTCCAGAGCCTACCAAGCTTTGGCATCAATAAACAAACCCATCATTATAGCAGAGTTTGCATCAGCTGAAATAGGCGGAAACAAGGCAAGATGGATTACAGAAGCATATAACTCTATAAGAACATCCTACAACAAGGTAATTGCTGCAGTATGGTTTCACGAGAACAAAGAAACCGACTGGAGAATCAACTCAAGTCCTGAAGCCCTTGCAGCATACAGGGAGGCAATAGGAGCCGGTTCATCAAATCCTACCCCTACTCCAACTTGGACCTCTACTCCACCATCAAGCTCACCAAAGGCTGTCGACCCCTTTGAAATGGTTAGAAAAATGGGTATGGGAACAAACCTCGGAAACACTCTCGAAGCTCCCTATGAAGGCTCCTGGTCCAAGTCTGCCATGGAATATTATTTTGATGATTTTAAAGCTGCAGGATATAAAAACGTAAGAATCCCTGTAAGATGGGACAACCATACAATGAGGACATACCCGTATACCATTGACAAAGCCTTTTTGGACAGGGTTGAGCAAGTGGTTGACTGGTCACTTTCAAGAGGTTTTGTTACAATTATAAATTCTCACCATGATGACTGGATCAAGGAAGACTATAACGGAAACATAGAACGGTTTGAAAAGATATGGGAACAGATTGCGGAAAGGTTTAAAAACAAATCCGAAAATCTTCTGTTTGAAATCATGAATGAGCCTTTCGGTAACATTACAGACGAACAAATAGACGACATGAACAGCAGAATATTAAAAATAATCAGAAAGACCAATCCAACCCGTATTGTTATAATAGGCGGAGGTTATTGGAACAGTTATAATACGCTTGTAAACATTAAAATTCCTGATGACCCATACTTAATCGGAACTTTCCATTACTATGACCCATATGAATTTACTCACAAGTGGAGAGGTACATGGGGTACTCAGGAAGACATGGATACTGTAGTAAGAGTATTTGATTTTGTTAAGAGTTGGTCTGACAGAAACAATATCCCGGTATATTTTGGAGAATTTGCCGTAATGGCTTATGCCGACAGAACTTCCCGTGTAAAATGGTATGATTTTATAAGTGATGCGGCCCTGGAGCGCGGTTTTGCATGTTCCGTATGGGATAACGGCGTTTTTGGTTCATTGGATAATGACATGGCTATTTACAACAGAGATACCCGTACCTTTGACACTGAAATCCTCAATGCACTATTTAATCCCGGAACATATCCGTCTTATTCTCCGAAACCTTCACCAACTCCAAGACCGACCAAACCGCCCGTAACACCGGCTGTCGGTGAAAAAATGCTGGATGATTTTGAGGGTGTGTTAAATTGGGGTTCATACTCCGGTGAAGGTGCAAAAGTTTCAACAAAAATTGTGTCCGGAAAAACAGGAAACGGCATGGAAGTCAGCTACACCGGGACAACGGACGGCTACTGGGGAACAGTATACAGTTTACCGGACGGCGATTGGTCAAAATGGCTTAAAATCTCTTTTGACATTAAGTCCGTTGACGGTTCTGCCAATGAAATCAGATTTATGATTGCTGAAAAAAGCATAAACGGTGTGGGAGACGGAGAACACTGGGTTTACTCAATAACTCCCGACAGTTCGTGGAAAACTATAGAAATACCGTTCTCCAGCTTTAGAAGAAGACTTGATTATCAGCCGCCTGGACAGGATATGAGCGGTACTTTGGATCTTGACAATATAGATTCAATTCACTTCATGTATGCCAACAACAAGTCGGGAAAATTTGTCGTAGACAATATCAAGCTGATTGGTGCTACTTCCGATCCGACTCCTTCAATAAAACACGGAGATTTGAACTTCGATAATGCAGTGAATTCTACAGACTTGTTAATGCTTAAAAGGTATATCCTCAAATCTTTGGAACTCGGTACATCTGAGCAGGAGGAAAAATTCAAAAAAGCGGCAGATTTAAACAGGGACAACAAGGTCGACTCCACTGACTTGACAATTTTGAAAAGATACTTGCTGAAAGCCATCAGTGAAATACCCATATAAATTTCAGGCATAAATTTTCAGGCAAAATTTAATTTATTATAAAATACTGTGGGCATGCTGCAAATAGGATTAGAATCACCACCCTCAAAAATCCTGTAAAAAGCATGCCCACAATAAATTTTATTTCATTCGAAAAATGTAAAATTCTATATTTTGAATATAAAAACAGTAGAGAAAATAAAAAAGAAAGGGGACAACATACAGGCAATCCTGCTTTATAAGCATTTTGCCTGTATGAAATTCACAAAAGCTTTTGCCTGTTTTTCCAAATGGGGATAGATCGATTCCATTATGAGTTTGCCTTGATCGTCAACATACTGCCAGGCGTTGGGTACGGTAACCCTTGGAACGTTCATAACTTTCATGTCCAAAAAACTAATAAGCGTAACCAGATGGTCCTGTGCAATAGCCGTTCCTGACATACCCAGGGAAATTCCGCTTATTGCAGCGGGCTTTCCTGCAAGAACCTGGGGCTCATTCTCACTAACCGGACGGGACAACCAGTCAATAAGGTTTTTCAAGACTCCCGGGAAAAAGTGATTGTATTCCGGCGTAAAAAACCAAATTCCATCCGCCGCCTTTACTTCTTCACGAACACGCTTTACAGCGTCAGGTGCGGGATATTCAATATCCTCATTCATTAAAGGTACGTCTTGATAGTCAAGCAGTGTAAAATCAGCCGTATCCTTTACTATTTCTTTTGCTGCCAAAGCCAACTGCCGGTTGTAGGATCCTTTCCTCAGGGAACCGACAATGGCCAGTATTTTTACTTTGTTCATCCTAATACACTCCTTAATCAGTCACAACAACTCAAACAACTTTCGATTGTTATTTGTTATTATCAATTTTACCACTTTTTTAATGTTTATAAAACTGAATATCCGTAAAAATATTCTTAACAACATATTTTCTCTCTATTTATGTTTGTTTTCATCAGAATTTTACCTTAAAAATTTTTTTGATATTTAGTCAAGTCAAAGAATCTTCTGTTTTCAGAACCATTGGCCCTATAACCGAAAGTGTGCAAAAGACCTGGGATTAAAGCAATGCAATTATACCAAAAGCCCGGATGTATGATCCTTTTTTTACATAAATCTGAAGGCGGTTCACACTTGCTTCTACAGCCGGTGCAGGAAGGGAATTGTTTACAAAGGAATCAACTGCTTCTATCCCGCTGTTTATTTTCAGACTTTGCTGATAAATTATATCAGGGGGAATAGGACAGGATTTGTATTTCCAGGCATAAGGCTAAACATGCTTTCAAAAGAAAAAGGAATTATAAGCCTAAATGCCACCACTCCCCAAAGAGCATAGGAGATAAATTTGGGAGCTTTTTTAAGCAGCAGTCTTACAATTATCACAAAAAGGATCACATAGCTTGCAGTAAGGCTCATATTCAGAACAGTAAGAAACAGTTTACTCATTACTACTCCTTCCATGCCCCTCAATCAATATCTACAGTCTTACACTTGCTCAATTTTGGCTGCCGATAAAAGCTTTTAAAAGTAAGTTTATATTCTATTAATGACAATACTCCTTGGTCTATACAACATCGACCTACACTATAAGCTTACACCGCATAGACCAAATTACCAATAGATATTTATATATTAATAATGTAACTATATAGAATTTCACTAAATACACTCCGGAAAAATGGCGCAAAGTATCTTCGTCTCTGCCCCGTTCCTATGAAACGATATATGAGAATAGTAAAATGATAGTTTATAAATTCGACCAATAATTCTCTGGTGATGGGTCTACTAAATCCAAACGCTCTGCCAAATCCCTTGCAAAGCATCTCTTCAATCTTGGATAATGTAACTTTTGCGTTTCTAAGGAATGGTCGTGCAATTTCTGGTACAGAAGAAAAATATTCAGTTAAATCAGTATAGTAACCTCCCTGAGTAACTGCTTCGTCCATAAGACCTGTTTGAATATTTATGGCCATGATGATATTTTTTAAGTAATTTTAGAGCTTTTTCATCCATCATAATTATTCTTCCAAACTCCTATAGATAATGCTTTATGTTTATATTATATGTGTGATTTTTTCCTCCTTCAATATAGCTATTTACTTTTTGGAGTACTATGGAAGGATAGCTTTGTCACCGAATGGTACATTATAACTGATTTTCTCATATATCATGTTAAGTATCTCCGAATCAATGCTGAAGACACGTCCTTCTATTGCAATATACGGGCATCCATCCCCTGTCAGAAATCCACAATATTCTCTGCTATCTTTATTTTTAAATACAATCTTTATATTATAGCCACAATTACCTGCATCTTTTCTTGTTGAATTCCGGATTATGGAGTTTGTTATATATTCAGCATCCGCTCCGGAGATAATTGTAACATTATCGCTTTTTTCAATTCCTGATACAACTTGCACACATATCTCATCAGTGCCGGAAAGGTTTTGGATATCAAACTCCTTCCATCCTATGATTGATTTAATAAAAGCAACCAGTTCCGCAGATTCTATATATCCGGTGCTGTTTTCAATAAAACTCTCTTCTTCTGTACTACTAATTTCAAAATAAAGAGTCTTATCATCATTAAAGCCAATAAGTTCTATATCACAAGACAGACCGTCTTCAGATTCATATTCAAGTAAAAGTTCATACCCTTCTATAAAAGACTTCGGAGGGTTCACTTTGCCGGCCTCGGATATAAGTGAAAACAGCTTTTCAAAGGTATCTTTGCTAATAGACAAGTTCCTGGCTTTAGTTTCATATTGCATTCTATAACTGACATTTTTTAAATACCCCGGGAAAGGAATTATCTTGTTGTTACTGGCTTTTTCCCAAAAGTAGTTGTTTTCAATTTGCGGCGAAAATAAAGTATCATCTTGTTGCGCAAAATTATAAGTTTGACCGGATTCACCAAATTCGTCGGCTTTCGAATTTGCCATTAATCCAATACTAACTGCTGTCGCAATGGCAACTGATAAAATAATTACCCAAAACCTTTTTAAAACAGTGAGAAACAGCCTTCCCATCTCTGCGCCTCCTTTTACTCTCTGGTCTATGCGTTATAGACTTCACAACATTAGTCTATATCATATAGACTAATTTGTCAATTATGATTTAATTTCAGATACTTTGCAATTTGAAGAATTTTTTCCCGTCTGTCATTTGAAAGTCGGTTCATATAATTTTTTAAATACCAGCTTGAATATTCGATTCAAAAGAATGCCTTTTAATAATTGCCGCAAGCTCAACATCTCCGAGAGTATTAAGCAGTAAAGTAAATTCTTCTTCATTTAATTGTGCGTCAAGCAATATATCATCAAGGTCATCAAAAGATTTTACCTTGTCCTTTATAAGCTTCAACTTGTTGAATATTTTCCAAATCAGAGTCACTTAAAAGGCCGCAGGAATAAGCCAATGCTTCATTTGACTTCATAATCCAGGAAAACTCTTGAACCCGTAGCACCTTTTTGACCTTGATATTTTCCTTTATACGGATTTAAAGCGGTATCATCCATTTTAGCAAAAACAAGTTGACCGACTCTTCTTCCTGCTTTAAGTTCAATAGCGCAGCGATTGGCATTAAAAAGCTCAAGAGTTATTTCTCCTTTAAAACCCGGGTCAACCCATCCTGCATTCTGTATAAACAAACCCAATCTTCCCAGTGAGCTCCGCCCCTCAACAAAAGCCGTCAAATTGTTTGGCAGCTCAAAGTATTCCATTGTTGTTGCAAGAACAAATTGATTTGGCAAAAGTATATATGTGTCGCTTGTGATCGTTTTATACTTTACTTCTTTTTCTAAATTTATTATGCCGGTACACGAATCTTCAACAATACTGAAAGTGTTCCCCAAACGAATATCTACGCTTGCAGGCTGAATCTGCTCTTTCTCTAACGGCTCTATAATTAAAGTTTTTTCTGCCAACATTTTAAGTATTGTTTTATCTGATAATATCATTGGTAATCTCCTTCCTGTTATATAATTGAACTTCTTCAACTTAAACACTAAAGCATTCTGAATTGGTTGTATTTACTGCAAATCTGTCTGTCGGGATAATTTTTCCGGATAAATAGCCTGATTTTAGCTTATTAGGGTTTTCTGTTTTCTCATGACCGGACAAAACACAAAAAGAAGTGATGCTTAAGTCAATGCCAATTTTATTTTACTTTGGGTATGCGCTTTAAGCAAAACACCTCTACCTTCATAACAGAACTCATGTTTGTATTATATTACTAACAGCAACTATTTTCAACTCTGACAAAAGCATTTGATAAATAATATTGCAAAAATAAAAATAGTGCAGTATAATACCGATATTCTAAAATGCCGGAAATGCTTATACAAGTACAAAATTACAGACTTGATGATATCGCGGAAATACACACCCCCAAAGAGGTGAGGTAAATGGCGAATTTTACAAAAAAAGCAATCAAGGATACTTTTATAGAATTATTGAACGAACGCCCGCTCTCTCAGATTACAGTCAAAGACATTGTTGAAAAATGCGGCATTAACCGAAATTCGTTTTATTATCATTTTCACGATATTCCATCTCTCATTGAGGAAATTGTAACAGAAGAGGCAGACCGCATTGTTGCCGAATACCGAAATCTTGACTCTCTTGAAATGAGTTTTAACGCGGCAATCGATTTTGCCAAAAAGAACCGCCGCGCAATACTGAATATTTTCAAATCCGTAAATCGTGACATTTTTGAGCAATATCTTTGGAAGGTCTGCGATTATATTGTGGTTTCATTCTGCAAAACCGTATTTGCAGAGCATCCCGTTTCAGAAGAAGACCGTGATATAATAATACAGTTTTACAAAGCACAGTGTTTCGGAATGGTCATTGACTGGCTCAGAAGCGGAATGAAAGACGATGTTCACGATAAAATTCACCGCATATGCGAATTGCAGAAGGGTATGCTTGAAGAAATGATTCGCAGATGTATCGAAAACAAATAACATATATCCCAACACCGACCCTGATATGCCTAAATTTTAGGCATTTTGCCGTCGGTGTCTGATTTTTAGTCAAAAATTTTGTCCGTGCCCATTTTTTAGGCACGGGCATTTTTTTGTCTGTTGTTGCGGACATGAAGCATAACCTATAATTCCAATAAGACCACAAATGGAGGGTTGGGCTATGAAGGTACGTTCCGTTATACCGATGCGAATAGCAAAAACAGGCTACATCGTTATATCGGTTGTTCTTCTTTCATTAGGCATATTATTTATAATCCTGCCGGACATATCGATGCGAACAATCGGAAAAATGCTCGGAGCAGTCATGGTTTTGTTTGGCTGTATCAAGCTTACAGGCTATTTTTCAAAGGACTTGTTCCGTTTGGCGTTTCAATATGACCTGCAATTTGGAATACTTGTTTTGGTTGTGGGGCTTATTGTTCTTCTCAAGCCATCGGATGCAATCAGCCTGCTGTTTGCGGCTATGGGCATAGCTTTGCTGGCCGACAGTCTTTTCAAAATTCAGATTGCATTTGATTCCCGAAAGTTCGGCATTAAAAAATGGTGGGGAATTCTCGCCCTGGCAATCATGAGTGCAATTGTTACAGCCGTTCTTGTTTTCAAGCCGTCCGAAAGTGCCAGGGTCCTGACAATCCTTCTTGGTGCAACGCTTATCACAGAAGGAATTCTGAATCTGTTTGTGGCGGTTACAACGGTAAAAATCATAAAACATCAATACCCTGACTTTATTGAAGAAGATTACTTTGAAACGGAGGGCGAAAATAAATGAAATTCGGAAAAGCAGTGGTAAAATTCCGTGTGCCGATTCTGATATTGACGCTGCTTTTAATGATTCCGTCCATATTGGGATATATCGGCACAAGAGTAAACTACGACATGCTTGAATATCTGCCGGAGGATATGGAAACAGTTATCGGTCAGAATGAACTGATGAATGATTTCGGCAAAGGTGCTTTTTCCCTCGTTATCGTGGAGGATATGCCTGCCAAAGATGTTGCGGCATTGAAAGAAAAGATTTCCAAAGTTGAGCATGTAGACACAGTTATTTGGTATGATTCCATTGCAGATTTGTCAATACCAATGGAGATGCTGCCAAATAAACTCTATTCTGCATTTAACACTGAAAATGCAACGCTAATGGCAGTATTCTTCGATTCTTCAACCTCTGCCGATGTCACAATGGATGCAATAAGAGAAATTCGTTCTATCTGCGGCAAACAATGCTTTGTATCCGGTTTGTCGGCTCTTGTAACCGATTTGAAGGAACTTTGCGAACGTGAAGAACCGATTTATGTTACAATAGCCGTAATCCTGGCCTGTATTGCAATGTTTTTGTTCCTTGACAGCTGGCTTGTTCCTTTGGTGTTCCTTGCATCTATCGGTATGATGATTTTGCTCAATCTCGGAAGCAACTTTTTCTTAGGTGAAATATCATACATCACAAAAGCACTTTCCGCAGTTTTGCAGCTTGCCGTTACAATGGATTACTCCATTTTCCTGTGGCACAGTTACAACGAACAATGCGAAACCTACACCGACAAAGAAGATGCAATGGCGGTTGCAATCAACAAAACACTGGCAAGTGT comes from Acetivibrio thermocellus ATCC 27405 and encodes:
- a CDS encoding glycoside hydrolase family 5 protein, with amino-acid sequence MKCRYMDYLINCELDSLPNEKSEKINKHISTCMDCRNYLGALMISKKYIAKEPEMDKYFYMRVINAIDPDRYKKSKLTFKILSSLERLKPAFKASLGTLAIFVAVALLITGGIFDNLGNWIAKSSNNRSNTGETTNLTFLRTDGQNIVTGTGEIFHIRGVTLTNNFWGNWVNGESEKLQSQGMDPIIRPLVQDAWVLTDDDFERIKDLGCNTVLYDINYQLFAEDNPNREENLKKLKEHIRRFSSMDIYTAVMLMAPPGLDSINDAYEKYKHGSERIKSVFEDDTYYEQWVEMWKYLAEELKDFKGVAGYGLINQPRAPSESEGGIGIFRERLNNVCREIRKIDKNHIIFVPEYNSREANPGESYWNEKTNSYVIDNGEQGIIWERGLVKVDSSNVVYLFHFFEPYNFVNDGVGDFDAESLEAQVRKRYEWAKNVGRAPLLTEYGISRVNSVDKRVQWLETVHDIFDKYGISASYFQYKNAVGAFINVKTGFNALYGEYVSWDSEIGLNPFYFVNEHVATSAKENHFDEALKEYYLKGKNLKKISILDNQPILETLQNFWK
- the celH gene encoding endoglucanase CelH gives rise to the protein MKKRLLVSFLVLSIIVGLLSFQSLGNYNSGLKIGAWVGTQPSESAIKSFQELQGRKLDIVHQFINWSTDFSWVRPYADAVYNNGSILMITWEPWEYNTVDIKNGKADAYITRMAQDMKAYGKEIWLRPLHEANGDWYPWAIGYSSRVNTNETYIAAFRHIVDIFRANGATNVKWVFNVNCDNVGNGTSYLGHYPGDNYVDYTSIDGYNWGTTQSWGSQWQSFDQVFSRAYQALASINKPIIIAEFASAEIGGNKARWITEAYNSIRTSYNKVIAAVWFHENKETDWRINSSPEALAAYREAIGAGSSNPTPTPTWTSTPPSSSPKAVDPFEMVRKMGMGTNLGNTLEAPYEGSWSKSAMEYYFDDFKAAGYKNVRIPVRWDNHTMRTYPYTIDKAFLDRVEQVVDWSLSRGFVTIINSHHDDWIKEDYNGNIERFEKIWEQIAERFKNKSENLLFEIMNEPFGNITDEQIDDMNSRILKIIRKTNPTRIVIIGGGYWNSYNTLVNIKIPDDPYLIGTFHYYDPYEFTHKWRGTWGTQEDMDTVVRVFDFVKSWSDRNNIPVYFGEFAVMAYADRTSRVKWYDFISDAALERGFACSVWDNGVFGSLDNDMAIYNRDTRTFDTEILNALFNPGTYPSYSPKPSPTPRPTKPPVTPAVGEKMLDDFEGVLNWGSYSGEGAKVSTKIVSGKTGNGMEVSYTGTTDGYWGTVYSLPDGDWSKWLKISFDIKSVDGSANEIRFMIAEKSINGVGDGEHWVYSITPDSSWKTIEIPFSSFRRRLDYQPPGQDMSGTLDLDNIDSIHFMYANNKSGKFVVDNIKLIGATSDPTPSIKHGDLNFDNAVNSTDLLMLKRYILKSLELGTSEQEEKFKKAADLNRDNKVDSTDLTILKRYLLKAISEIPI
- a CDS encoding NADPH-dependent FMN reductase produces the protein MNKVKILAIVGSLRKGSYNRQLALAAKEIVKDTADFTLLDYQDVPLMNEDIEYPAPDAVKRVREEVKAADGIWFFTPEYNHFFPGVLKNLIDWLSRPVSENEPQVLAGKPAAISGISLGMSGTAIAQDHLVTLISFLDMKVMNVPRVTVPNAWQYVDDQGKLIMESIYPHLEKQAKAFVNFIQAKCL
- a CDS encoding M56 family metallopeptidase; amino-acid sequence: MSKLFLTVLNMSLTASYVILFVIIVRLLLKKAPKFISYALWGVVAFRLIIPFSFESMFSLMPGNTNPVLFPLI
- the dcd gene encoding dCTP deaminase — encoded protein: MILSDKTILKMLAEKTLIIEPLEKEQIQPASVDIRLGNTFSIVEDSCTGIINLEKEVKYKTITSDTYILLPNQFVLATTMEYFELPNNLTAFVEGRSSLGRLGLFIQNAGWVDPGFKGEITLELFNANRCAIELKAGRRVGQLVFAKMDDTALNPYKGKYQGQKGATGSRVFLDYEVK
- a CDS encoding TetR/AcrR family transcriptional regulator, giving the protein MANFTKKAIKDTFIELLNERPLSQITVKDIVEKCGINRNSFYYHFHDIPSLIEEIVTEEADRIVAEYRNLDSLEMSFNAAIDFAKKNRRAILNIFKSVNRDIFEQYLWKVCDYIVVSFCKTVFAEHPVSEEDRDIIIQFYKAQCFGMVIDWLRSGMKDDVHDKIHRICELQKGMLEEMIRRCIENK
- a CDS encoding HdeD family acid-resistance protein produces the protein MKVRSVIPMRIAKTGYIVISVVLLSLGILFIILPDISMRTIGKMLGAVMVLFGCIKLTGYFSKDLFRLAFQYDLQFGILVLVVGLIVLLKPSDAISLLFAAMGIALLADSLFKIQIAFDSRKFGIKKWWGILALAIMSAIVTAVLVFKPSESARVLTILLGATLITEGILNLFVAVTTVKIIKHQYPDFIEEDYFETEGENK